A stretch of Bacillus pseudomycoides DNA encodes these proteins:
- a CDS encoding DUF1273 domain-containing protein, whose product MKVIAVTGYKPFELGIFKNDHPGVSCIKKAVRRKLLAFVEEGLEWVIITGQLGVELWAAEVVFEMQLEYPDLKLAVFTPFLEQEESWKEGNREYYESILAQADHVDSITKRKYESPEQFRLKNQFFIEKSEALLAVYDEEKPGSPKYIVEAAKKKGEIENYHSYFILFSDLQDIIEEEQWDNAE is encoded by the coding sequence ATGAAAGTTATTGCGGTAACAGGATATAAACCATTTGAACTTGGGATTTTTAAAAATGATCATCCGGGTGTTTCTTGTATAAAAAAAGCAGTACGTCGTAAATTACTTGCTTTTGTAGAGGAAGGGTTAGAGTGGGTCATTATAACTGGACAATTAGGTGTAGAACTATGGGCTGCTGAAGTGGTTTTTGAAATGCAGTTAGAATATCCTGATTTAAAACTTGCCGTGTTTACCCCTTTTTTAGAACAAGAAGAAAGTTGGAAGGAAGGGAATCGAGAATATTATGAATCTATTCTCGCACAAGCAGACCATGTTGATAGTATTACGAAAAGAAAATATGAAAGTCCTGAGCAATTTCGGTTGAAAAATCAATTTTTTATTGAAAAAAGTGAAGCTTTGTTGGCTGTATACGATGAAGAAAAGCCGGGAAGCCCCAAATATATTGTAGAAGCAGCAAAGAAAAAAGGTGAAATAGAAAATTATCACAGTTATTTCATTCTTTTTTCTGATTTACAAGATATAATAGAAGAGGAACAGTGGGATAATGCAGAGTAA
- the gpsB gene encoding cell division regulator GpsB, translating to MISDKIKLTAKDILEKEFKTGMRGYQQEEVDKFLDMIIKDYEAFHKELEQLQQQNVRLKRELEEQKAAAVQVPQQPAPTPVAQPVYNNTNTDILKRLSNLEKAVFGSKLYE from the coding sequence ATGATTTCGGATAAAATTAAATTAACAGCGAAAGATATTTTGGAAAAAGAATTTAAAACAGGTATGAGAGGTTACCAGCAAGAAGAAGTAGATAAGTTTCTTGATATGATTATTAAGGATTATGAGGCATTTCATAAGGAACTTGAGCAATTACAGCAACAAAATGTTCGTTTGAAACGTGAATTAGAAGAGCAAAAAGCAGCGGCAGTGCAAGTACCGCAACAACCAGCTCCAACACCGGTTGCACAACCTGTATACAACAATACGAACACGGATATTTTAAAGCGTTTATCTAATCTGGAAAAAGCTGTATTTGGAAGTAAGTTATACGAGTAA
- a CDS encoding class I SAM-dependent RNA methyltransferase, with protein MGKVTLIATAAMGIEALVAREVRDLGYECQVENGKVTFEADAKAICRTNLWLRTADRVKIKVGEFKATTFDELFEKTKALNWGDYIPENGEFPVIGKSLKSTLFSVSDCQRIVKKAVVEKLKTTYRRTTWFEEDGPLFRIEIAMLKDIATLTIDASGVGLHKRGYRVDQGEAPLKETLAASLIKLTNWKPDRPFVDPFCGSGTIPIEAALIGQNIAPGFNREFASDAWGWIGKENWREARQEVEDLANYDQPLQIIGSDIDHRMIRVAQDNADEVGLGDLISFKQMQVKDFTTKEEYGYVVTNPPYGERLSEKALVEKLYKEMGEVFRPLDTWSLYLLTSYEAFEKCYGKDASKKRKLFNGFIRTDYYQYFGKRPPRNS; from the coding sequence ATGGGAAAAGTTACTTTAATTGCAACAGCAGCAATGGGAATTGAAGCTTTAGTTGCAAGAGAAGTTCGCGATCTTGGTTATGAATGCCAAGTAGAAAACGGAAAAGTAACATTTGAAGCGGATGCAAAAGCGATTTGTCGCACTAATTTATGGTTACGCACTGCAGATCGTGTGAAAATTAAAGTTGGTGAATTTAAAGCAACAACATTCGATGAATTGTTTGAAAAAACAAAAGCATTGAACTGGGGAGATTACATTCCAGAAAATGGAGAGTTTCCTGTAATTGGGAAGTCTTTAAAGTCAACATTATTTAGTGTTTCAGATTGTCAACGTATTGTGAAAAAGGCTGTTGTTGAGAAATTAAAGACAACATATAGACGTACAACTTGGTTTGAAGAAGATGGTCCTTTATTCCGTATCGAGATTGCGATGCTAAAAGATATTGCAACATTGACAATTGACGCGAGTGGCGTTGGTCTTCATAAACGTGGATACCGCGTTGACCAAGGGGAAGCGCCTTTGAAAGAAACATTAGCGGCATCTTTAATTAAACTTACAAATTGGAAGCCAGATCGTCCGTTTGTTGATCCGTTTTGTGGATCTGGAACAATTCCGATTGAGGCAGCTTTAATTGGTCAAAATATTGCTCCTGGTTTTAACCGTGAGTTTGCATCAGATGCATGGGGTTGGATTGGTAAAGAAAATTGGCGTGAGGCTCGTCAAGAAGTAGAAGATTTAGCGAATTATGATCAACCATTGCAAATTATTGGATCAGATATCGACCACCGTATGATAAGAGTTGCACAGGACAATGCTGATGAAGTTGGACTGGGTGACTTAATTTCATTTAAACAAATGCAAGTAAAAGATTTCACAACAAAAGAGGAATATGGCTATGTTGTAACGAATCCTCCATACGGAGAACGTTTAAGTGAAAAAGCGCTTGTTGAAAAATTATATAAAGAAATGGGAGAAGTATTCCGCCCATTAGATACGTGGTCACTGTATTTATTAACGAGCTATGAAGCGTTTGAAAAATGTTATGGAAAAGATGCATCGAAAAAGCGTAAACTATTTAACGGTTTTATTCGTACAGACTATTACCAGTACTTTGGTAAACGCCCACCTCGTAATTCATAG
- a CDS encoding DUF3921 domain-containing protein: MDGFQLSMIQKAIHRTYDELGKEINLQGVVADEIQKAQEEYLSALSYETLIDKRYLKSLIE; this comes from the coding sequence ATGGATGGTTTCCAATTGTCAATGATTCAAAAGGCCATTCATCGTACGTATGATGAGCTTGGAAAAGAAATTAATCTTCAGGGTGTAGTTGCAGATGAAATACAGAAAGCACAGGAAGAATATTTATCTGCATTATCATATGAGACATTGATTGATAAGCGTTACTTAAAGTCATTAATAGAGTAA
- a CDS encoding ATP-dependent DNA helicase: MFTEKRLPFEVGKQDNFYDKLNEWIGDVFYDILPEKGFEERDEQIFMAFQLERAFQEKKVMFAEAGVGTGKTIVYLLYAICYARYTGKPAIIACADETLIEQLVKEEGDIAKLSEALGLSVDVRLAKSMDNYLCLRKLEDVMSGRAPEVIEDLYYELPQFVFDHGTMQNFTHYGDRKEFPLLNDEEWSKVSWDYFQDCFTCDSRHRCGQTLSREHYRKAADLIICSQDFYMDHIWTYDARKREGQMPLLPESSCVVFDEGHLVEYAAQKALTYRLKQTMMEQLLTRLLQNDIREEFAHLVEETIWQTERFFDVLRESKKEIAGSDRLEITVTEKVITEAKRLYAKIAEVGDALVFESEMYTVNTYDLNIVDEHLDVLEHSLRLFMHEKNVITWGEEGDGAFTLVIMPRAVEEVLQEKVFSKKIPYIFSSATLSENDSFAFTANSLGVKDYLSFSVASPFDYEEQMKVYLPSYNQENEWERKCQYTLENIQKTNGRTLVLFRTTQELAAFKEYVNKEQMSVPFLYEGDQEISQLVSRFQNEQETVLCAVHLWEGLDIPGSSLSHVIIWSLPFPPNDPVFEAKRKHVNDPFWDVDVPYMILRLRQGIGRLIRTSEDKGAISLFLSENENEKVIEAVKKVLPVEGTVL; this comes from the coding sequence ATGTTTACTGAGAAGAGATTACCATTTGAAGTAGGGAAACAAGATAATTTTTATGATAAGTTGAATGAGTGGATTGGAGATGTGTTTTACGATATCCTCCCAGAAAAAGGTTTTGAAGAACGCGATGAACAAATTTTTATGGCATTCCAATTAGAACGAGCGTTTCAAGAGAAGAAAGTTATGTTCGCAGAGGCGGGTGTAGGAACGGGAAAAACGATTGTGTATCTTTTATATGCAATTTGTTATGCGCGTTATACAGGAAAGCCAGCTATTATTGCTTGTGCCGACGAAACGCTAATCGAGCAGCTTGTGAAAGAAGAAGGGGACATTGCGAAATTATCAGAAGCATTAGGGTTATCTGTTGATGTACGTCTAGCGAAATCAATGGATAATTATTTATGTTTACGTAAACTTGAAGATGTAATGAGTGGACGAGCTCCAGAAGTAATTGAAGATCTATATTATGAATTACCTCAGTTTGTATTTGATCATGGAACAATGCAAAACTTTACGCATTACGGTGATCGAAAAGAGTTTCCATTATTAAATGACGAAGAATGGTCAAAGGTATCTTGGGATTATTTCCAAGACTGCTTCACATGTGATTCTCGTCACCGTTGTGGTCAAACGCTCTCTCGTGAACATTACCGTAAAGCAGCAGATTTAATTATTTGCTCTCAAGATTTCTATATGGATCATATTTGGACATATGATGCTCGTAAACGCGAAGGGCAAATGCCGCTTTTACCAGAAAGTAGCTGTGTTGTCTTTGATGAAGGACATCTTGTTGAGTATGCAGCGCAAAAAGCACTAACATACCGTTTAAAACAAACGATGATGGAACAATTATTAACAAGATTATTACAAAATGATATTCGAGAAGAGTTTGCTCATTTAGTAGAAGAGACAATTTGGCAAACAGAGCGTTTCTTTGATGTATTAAGAGAAAGTAAAAAAGAAATTGCTGGATCAGATCGTTTAGAAATTACAGTAACAGAAAAAGTGATTACAGAAGCGAAACGACTTTATGCAAAAATTGCTGAAGTTGGTGATGCTCTTGTATTTGAAAGTGAAATGTATACAGTAAACACTTATGATTTAAATATCGTTGATGAGCATTTAGATGTACTGGAACATTCACTTCGTCTCTTTATGCATGAGAAAAATGTAATTACATGGGGAGAAGAAGGTGATGGTGCCTTTACGTTAGTTATTATGCCACGTGCGGTAGAAGAAGTGCTACAGGAGAAAGTATTCTCGAAAAAGATTCCGTATATCTTCTCTTCTGCTACATTATCTGAAAATGATTCATTCGCATTTACAGCAAATAGTTTAGGAGTAAAAGATTATTTATCATTCTCAGTAGCTTCTCCATTTGATTATGAAGAGCAAATGAAAGTATACTTACCATCGTATAACCAGGAAAATGAATGGGAACGAAAATGTCAGTATACGCTTGAGAACATTCAAAAAACAAATGGGCGTACGCTTGTATTATTCCGCACAACACAAGAACTTGCGGCGTTCAAAGAATATGTGAATAAAGAACAAATGTCTGTTCCGTTCTTATATGAAGGAGATCAAGAGATTAGTCAGCTTGTTTCCCGCTTCCAAAATGAACAAGAGACTGTGCTTTGCGCTGTCCATTTATGGGAAGGTTTAGATATTCCGGGTTCCTCACTATCACATGTCATTATTTGGTCGCTACCATTCCCTCCAAACGATCCTGTGTTTGAAGCGAAACGTAAGCATGTTAATGATCCGTTTTGGGATGTTGATGTACCATATATGATTTTACGTCTTCGTCAAGGAATTGGACGTTTAATTCGTACGAGCGAAGATAAAGGTGCTATTTCGTTATTCTTATCAGAGAATGAAAATGAAAAGGTTATTGAGGCTGTAAAGAAAGTACTTCCAGTAGAAGGTACGGTACTATAA
- a CDS encoding carboxypeptidase M32 → MTIATYEIEKEFLAHVKKINNYGEALSLIFWDLRTGAPKQGVDQRSEVIGMLSSEVFSLSTSDEMERYLKELEQLIVDNKISETTKKIVEECRKAYDRNKKIPQAEYEEFVKLQAKSESVWGEAREKSDFEMFRPYLEKIVEYKKKFITYWGYETYKYNTLLDMYEPGMTVEVLDHVFGQLRERIVPLVKDIGESNKELKTNVLFEHFSKEQQKNFTLELLKQLNYNFEAGRLDETIHPFEITLNRGDVRITTRYDENDFRMAVFGTIHECGHAVYEQNVSEKLEGTPLCSGTSMGIHESQSLFFENFIGRNKSFWKKNYELLKQFSDGQFENVSVNEFYDAINESKPSFIRIEADELTYPLHVMVRYELEKELFDGTLEVKDLPAAWNDKMESYLGIRPETDAQGVLQDVHWSDGSFGYFPSYALGYMYAAQFKHKMLEEIPNFDALLEEGNVTPIREWLTKNIHQYGKTKKPLQILEDVTGEGLNANYLADYLEAKYKEIYEL, encoded by the coding sequence ATGACAATCGCTACATATGAAATAGAAAAAGAGTTTTTAGCACACGTGAAAAAGATAAATAATTATGGGGAAGCATTAAGCCTTATATTTTGGGATTTACGTACAGGAGCACCGAAACAAGGTGTGGATCAACGCTCTGAGGTAATAGGAATGCTTTCATCAGAGGTATTTTCATTATCAACTTCTGATGAGATGGAAAGATATTTAAAAGAATTAGAACAGCTAATAGTAGATAATAAAATTTCCGAAACAACAAAGAAAATTGTAGAAGAGTGCCGCAAAGCGTATGATCGAAATAAAAAAATTCCACAGGCCGAGTATGAAGAGTTTGTAAAATTGCAAGCAAAATCGGAAAGTGTTTGGGGAGAAGCACGTGAAAAATCTGATTTTGAAATGTTCCGACCATACTTAGAAAAAATTGTTGAATATAAGAAAAAATTTATTACATATTGGGGTTATGAAACTTATAAGTATAATACGCTTTTAGATATGTATGAGCCAGGTATGACAGTAGAAGTGTTAGATCATGTATTTGGACAACTACGTGAGCGTATTGTTCCACTTGTAAAAGATATTGGTGAATCAAATAAAGAATTAAAAACAAATGTCTTATTTGAACATTTTTCAAAAGAACAACAAAAGAATTTTACTTTAGAGTTACTAAAGCAATTAAATTATAATTTCGAGGCTGGCCGTCTTGATGAAACGATACATCCTTTTGAAATTACATTAAATAGAGGGGATGTTCGCATTACAACTCGTTATGATGAGAATGACTTCCGCATGGCAGTTTTCGGAACAATTCATGAATGTGGACATGCTGTATATGAACAAAATGTCTCAGAAAAATTAGAAGGAACACCGCTTTGCAGTGGTACATCAATGGGAATTCATGAATCGCAATCGCTATTCTTTGAAAATTTTATTGGACGTAATAAATCGTTCTGGAAGAAAAATTATGAGCTATTAAAACAATTTAGTGATGGACAATTTGAAAACGTATCTGTAAATGAATTTTATGATGCCATTAATGAATCAAAGCCTTCCTTTATACGTATTGAGGCAGATGAACTTACATATCCGCTTCACGTTATGGTTCGTTATGAGTTGGAAAAAGAATTATTTGATGGAACATTAGAAGTAAAAGACTTGCCAGCAGCATGGAATGATAAGATGGAGAGTTATTTAGGTATACGCCCAGAAACGGATGCGCAGGGTGTATTGCAAGATGTACATTGGTCAGATGGATCGTTTGGCTACTTCCCATCTTATGCACTTGGTTATATGTACGCAGCACAATTTAAACATAAGATGCTAGAAGAAATTCCAAACTTCGATGCATTGCTAGAAGAAGGAAATGTGACACCAATTCGTGAATGGCTTACAAAAAATATTCACCAATATGGTAAAACAAAAAAACCACTACAAATATTAGAGGATGTAACAGGTGAAGGGCTAAATGCGAATTATTTAGCTGATTATTTAGAAGCAAAATATAAAGAGATTTATGAGTTATAA
- a CDS encoding GNAT family N-acetyltransferase, whose protein sequence is MNYTFEVMTQDQAEDIAYNWHYEGEYSFYDLEADQEDLAEFLDPNMREETTFAVSENNELVGFFSFHKIDIHTVDIGLGMKPSITGNGLGADFVQAGLVFCKGKYKPRYITLSVATFNERAIKVYKKAGFDGVGTFIQRTNGSQFEFLKMIYPTVCRRSNT, encoded by the coding sequence GTGAATTATACTTTTGAAGTGATGACACAAGATCAGGCAGAGGATATTGCATACAATTGGCATTATGAAGGGGAATATTCTTTTTATGACTTGGAAGCAGATCAAGAAGATTTAGCTGAATTTTTAGACCCTAACATGCGCGAAGAAACCACATTTGCTGTTAGTGAGAATAATGAGCTTGTTGGTTTTTTTAGTTTTCATAAAATAGATATACATACAGTAGATATTGGCCTTGGAATGAAACCGAGTATAACAGGAAATGGATTAGGAGCAGATTTTGTACAGGCTGGCTTAGTGTTTTGTAAGGGAAAATACAAACCGCGGTATATAACATTATCAGTGGCTACATTTAATGAAAGGGCAATTAAAGTTTATAAAAAGGCAGGGTTTGATGGAGTTGGAACATTTATTCAACGAACAAATGGGAGTCAATTTGAGTTTTTAAAAATGATTTATCCCACTGTTTGTAGGCGATCAAACACCTAA
- a CDS encoding DUF2262 domain-containing protein gives MSKLSETSRFENRFTEDIIEVAAVTGASGVGAGRAGDAILWNASIPLIAWKDLCNNEILIEEKIRIEWLADDAELRQSREILKENTVVRLQVRRAENAMMLVKVLDETYRDDELEKILQDSMKPVYYQDKILGEFLLDKRVELFEKQISWAGEECSLYFDWNKDAHIMTLALETAYAFFKEQDEWSRKIKLYAAAELVELANEWLQDDDETEIDEITQEMFIDFMKLESISVYPNGDFTIYLSDGDMFWGHCIVVDGNINGTFNSANIAG, from the coding sequence GTGAGCAAATTAAGTGAAACAAGTAGGTTTGAAAATAGATTTACAGAAGATATTATTGAGGTAGCAGCTGTTACAGGGGCATCGGGCGTTGGTGCAGGAAGAGCAGGTGACGCTATTTTGTGGAATGCGTCAATTCCTTTGATTGCATGGAAAGATTTGTGTAACAATGAAATTCTTATAGAAGAAAAGATAAGAATTGAATGGTTAGCTGATGATGCAGAATTGAGACAATCAAGAGAAATTTTAAAAGAAAATACAGTTGTAAGGTTGCAGGTACGTAGGGCAGAAAATGCGATGATGCTTGTTAAGGTTTTGGATGAAACATATAGAGATGATGAATTAGAAAAGATATTACAAGACTCAATGAAGCCAGTTTATTATCAGGATAAGATATTGGGTGAATTTTTACTTGATAAGAGAGTGGAATTATTTGAAAAGCAAATTTCTTGGGCTGGTGAAGAATGTAGTTTGTATTTTGATTGGAATAAAGACGCACATATTATGACATTGGCCTTAGAAACGGCATATGCATTTTTCAAGGAGCAAGATGAATGGAGCAGAAAAATTAAACTGTATGCAGCAGCAGAGTTAGTGGAGTTAGCGAATGAATGGTTACAGGATGATGATGAGACAGAGATAGATGAGATTACACAGGAAATGTTCATTGATTTTATGAAGTTAGAAAGCATAAGTGTTTATCCAAACGGTGATTTTACGATATATCTTTCGGATGGAGATATGTTTTGGGGACATTGCATTGTTGTAGATGGAAATATTAATGGGACTTTTAATTCGGCTAATATTGCAGGGTAA
- a CDS encoding b(o/a)3-type cytochrome-c oxidase subunit 1 yields the protein MIALQDKISKRDAKLAMAHIHIAFIALFLGGLCGLLQVLVRSGKFNLPAGIGYYQVLTTHGVLLGLVLTTFFIIGFLFACMSKTTGVLSKGVRKTGWIGFWLMTIGTTITAIFILLNKATVLYTFYAPLKAHPGFYIGLTLVIVGSWFSGFAMFAQYRTWKKHNKGKIGPLLSFMAVVTMALWLVATLGVAAAALIQFIPWSLGLTDKIDVLVSRTLFWYFGHPLVYFWLLPAYMAWYVIIPKIIGGKIFSDSLARLSFILFLLFSMPVGFHHQLTEPGIDPGWKYLQVVLTFMVVIPSLMTAFSLFATFEQFGRSKGATGLFGWLRMLPWGDARFFAPFVGMLMFIPAGAGGLVNASNQLNQVVHNTVWVTGHFHLTLATSVVLTFFGIAYWLIPHLTGRVMTKEMNRLAIIQTCVWAIGMFFMSAGMHFAGLLGAPRRSAFSTYGNAQQALEWIPYQIAQAVGGAILFVGIIIAIIIYLDLVFFAPKGQTEFPIGEVADASERTPLVFDNWKLWIGITALLILFAYTIPFIDMIQNAPPGSKGFKLW from the coding sequence ATGATTGCACTGCAAGATAAAATAAGTAAACGAGATGCGAAATTAGCAATGGCTCATATTCATATCGCATTTATTGCTCTTTTTCTAGGTGGGTTATGTGGATTACTGCAAGTTCTCGTTCGTTCAGGAAAATTCAATTTACCTGCTGGCATTGGCTACTATCAAGTATTAACAACACATGGCGTTTTACTTGGACTCGTATTAACAACGTTCTTTATTATTGGCTTCTTATTTGCTTGTATGAGTAAAACAACTGGTGTCCTCTCAAAAGGTGTCCGAAAAACAGGCTGGATTGGCTTTTGGCTTATGACAATTGGAACAACAATTACTGCAATTTTTATCCTGCTCAATAAAGCAACTGTACTCTATACGTTCTATGCTCCATTAAAAGCACATCCTGGATTTTACATTGGACTTACCCTCGTTATTGTTGGAAGTTGGTTCAGCGGCTTTGCAATGTTTGCTCAGTATCGTACATGGAAAAAACATAACAAAGGCAAAATAGGTCCTTTGTTAAGCTTTATGGCTGTTGTAACAATGGCACTATGGCTTGTTGCAACACTTGGCGTTGCAGCTGCAGCACTTATTCAATTTATCCCATGGAGCTTGGGGCTTACTGACAAAATCGATGTCTTAGTCAGCCGAACATTATTTTGGTACTTTGGTCATCCACTCGTTTATTTTTGGCTCCTTCCTGCCTATATGGCTTGGTATGTCATTATTCCGAAAATTATTGGCGGTAAAATTTTCAGTGACTCACTAGCTCGTTTATCATTCATCTTATTTTTACTATTTTCTATGCCTGTAGGGTTCCATCATCAATTAACTGAACCAGGTATTGATCCTGGATGGAAATACTTGCAAGTTGTATTAACCTTCATGGTTGTTATTCCCTCTTTAATGACTGCCTTTTCTTTATTTGCAACCTTTGAGCAGTTTGGTCGTTCTAAAGGAGCTACTGGATTATTCGGATGGCTCCGCATGCTCCCATGGGGAGATGCTAGATTTTTCGCTCCATTCGTTGGTATGTTAATGTTTATTCCAGCTGGTGCCGGTGGACTTGTCAATGCAAGTAACCAACTAAACCAGGTCGTTCATAATACTGTATGGGTAACAGGGCATTTCCATTTAACATTAGCTACATCTGTTGTATTAACATTTTTCGGAATCGCCTATTGGCTTATTCCACACTTAACAGGGCGCGTTATGACAAAGGAAATGAACCGGCTTGCCATAATCCAAACTTGCGTATGGGCGATTGGTATGTTCTTCATGTCTGCTGGTATGCACTTCGCCGGGTTACTCGGAGCACCTCGCCGCTCAGCTTTTTCTACATATGGAAATGCACAGCAAGCACTTGAATGGATTCCATATCAAATTGCACAAGCAGTTGGTGGAGCGATTTTATTTGTCGGGATAATAATTGCGATTATTATCTACTTAGATCTCGTCTTCTTTGCTCCAAAAGGGCAAACAGAGTTCCCAATCGGCGAAGTAGCGGATGCATCTGAACGTACACCATTAGTTTTTGATAATTGGAAGCTTTGGATTGGCATTACAGCGCTACTTATTTTATTCGCTTATACCATTCCATTTATTGATATGATTCAAAATGCTCCGCCTGGTTCGAAAGGCTTTAAATTGTGGTAA
- a CDS encoding cytochrome c oxidase subunit II, whose protein sequence is MHLHKYEKIWLIFGVGSLFVFLAVLGISAFYMGNKPPSCLTTIDPEKVHATAPFDQPGVKKVGKNHYQVTIVSQAFSFTPNTIKVPKGAKVDFVVATKDVVHGFEIAGTNLNMMVEPGYVSTASQVFKKTGEYLIVCNEYCGTGHHMMSAKVEVTEK, encoded by the coding sequence ATGCACTTACATAAATACGAAAAAATTTGGCTCATTTTCGGTGTCGGCTCACTGTTCGTATTTTTGGCTGTTTTAGGAATTAGTGCTTTTTATATGGGAAACAAACCACCAAGTTGTTTAACTACAATTGACCCCGAAAAGGTTCACGCAACCGCACCATTTGATCAACCCGGTGTTAAAAAGGTGGGGAAAAATCATTATCAAGTTACGATTGTCTCACAAGCTTTTTCTTTTACTCCAAATACAATTAAAGTACCAAAAGGTGCAAAGGTAGATTTTGTTGTTGCGACAAAAGATGTTGTACATGGATTTGAAATCGCAGGTACAAACCTTAATATGATGGTTGAGCCTGGATATGTAAGCACAGCTTCACAAGTTTTCAAAAAAACTGGGGAGTATCTAATTGTTTGTAATGAATATTGTGGCACTGGCCATCATATGATGAGCGCGAAAGTAGAGGTGACCGAGAAATGA
- a CDS encoding type I methionyl aminopeptidase, which translates to MSTIKTKKEINLMRESGKLLASCHQEIAKMIKAGMTTLEIDTFVEMYLERHGATSKQKGYNDYPYAICASVNDEMCHGFPTNQPLHEGDIVTIDMVVNLNGNLADSAWAYKVGNVSNEAEKLLLVTENALYKGIEQAVVGNHVGDIGYAIESYVASEGLSVARDFTGHGIGKEIHEEPAIFHFGKPGQGPKLQEGMVITIEPIVNVGIRYSKVDLNGWTARTMDGKLAAQYEHTVAITKDGPVVLTSL; encoded by the coding sequence ATGAGTACAATAAAAACGAAAAAAGAAATAAATTTGATGCGCGAATCTGGGAAATTACTAGCTTCGTGTCATCAAGAAATTGCAAAGATGATAAAGGCGGGGATGACTACATTGGAAATTGATACATTTGTTGAAATGTATTTAGAAAGACATGGTGCAACGTCTAAACAAAAAGGATATAACGATTATCCATATGCAATATGTGCGTCTGTGAACGATGAAATGTGCCACGGATTTCCAACTAATCAACCGTTACATGAAGGAGATATTGTTACGATTGACATGGTGGTAAATTTAAATGGTAATCTCGCTGATTCTGCATGGGCTTATAAAGTAGGAAATGTTTCTAATGAGGCAGAAAAGTTACTACTAGTAACGGAAAATGCTTTATATAAAGGGATTGAGCAAGCGGTAGTTGGAAATCATGTAGGAGATATTGGCTATGCAATTGAAAGTTATGTAGCTTCGGAAGGGCTTTCTGTAGCAAGGGATTTTACAGGGCATGGAATTGGTAAGGAAATCCATGAGGAACCTGCAATTTTTCATTTTGGAAAGCCAGGCCAAGGACCAAAACTACAAGAAGGAATGGTTATAACGATTGAACCCATTGTAAATGTAGGTATACGATATTCAAAAGTAGATTTAAACGGATGGACTGCAAGGACAATGGATGGGAAATTGGCAGCGCAATACGAGCACACGGTAGCAATTACAAAGGATGGACCAGTTGTTTTAACGAGTCTATAA
- a CDS encoding xanthine phosphoribosyltransferase — translation MKVLQEKILNEGTVLSGDVLKVDAFLNHQIDPLLMQEIGKEFAQRFKEENITKIVTIESSGIAPAVMAALELGVKVIFARKRKSLTLQDNMYVAKVYSFTKQETNEISLSRNHIHKNDRVLIIDDFLANGQAALGLMSLVEQAGASIAGIGIVIEKAFQDGGKKLRESGVRVESLAEIASLDNGTVTFVQHETAEVK, via the coding sequence ATGAAAGTATTACAAGAAAAGATTTTAAATGAAGGAACGGTTTTATCTGGTGATGTATTAAAGGTAGATGCATTTTTAAATCATCAAATTGATCCATTACTTATGCAAGAAATCGGAAAAGAGTTTGCACAGCGTTTTAAAGAAGAGAACATTACAAAAATCGTGACGATTGAATCTTCAGGAATTGCACCAGCAGTTATGGCAGCTTTAGAGCTTGGTGTAAAAGTAATCTTTGCAAGAAAGCGTAAATCGTTAACGTTACAAGATAATATGTATGTGGCGAAAGTATACTCATTTACAAAACAAGAAACGAATGAAATTTCATTATCTAGAAATCATATCCATAAAAACGATCGTGTATTAATCATTGATGACTTTTTAGCAAACGGTCAGGCTGCTTTAGGTCTAATGAGTTTAGTAGAGCAGGCTGGAGCAAGTATTGCAGGTATCGGTATTGTAATTGAAAAAGCATTCCAAGATGGAGGAAAGAAACTACGTGAGAGTGGTGTTCGTGTAGAATCACTTGCAGAGATCGCATCCCTTGATAACGGTACGGTTACATTTGTTCAGCATGAGACTGCGGAGGTGAAATAG